CTCCGGGCCGGCCTCGATCGGTACGCCGAGTTCGCGCAGCACGTCCGCGCTGCCCGACTTGCTCGACACAGCCCGCCCGCCGTGCTTCACCACCGGCACGCCGGCCCCGCACGCGACCAGCGCCGCGGCGGTGCTGATGTTGAACGTACCGCTTTCGTCGCCGCCGGTGCCGCACGTGTCCAGAACCGGGCCGGACACGGGGACGAGTCCAATCATCTGCTCCCGCAGCACGAGCGCTGCGGCGGCGATTTCTTCCGCGGTTTCGCCCTTCATTCGCAGCGCGGTCAGGAACGCCGCGCCGCGGGCCTCGTCCACGCGCCCGGCGACGAGATCGCGCACCGCTTCCGTCACCCCGGCCGCCGGTAGATCTTGCCCGTTAAGGAGTTGGGCAAACAGCTCGGGGAACCAAGTTGGGGTCAAATGCTCCAAACGACGCACCCAAAAGAGGGGAGAATCCTCAAGCCCTGGCGAAATGGTATCGCGCAAGCTCAGAAAGCGAAATTTTTCTCTTCCGTTGTGAACAGTTGTCACTTATACTTCTATACAGTGAACGGGTGTAGCGATTGTGCCGATTACAAAACCCCAAAGGCACATGAAATACGCCCGGGTTCATCACAACCACCGACAGACCTGGATAAACCTCCAGTGAGGAAAAACGTCTGTCTACACTAACTCCTCGTTGAGGCGACCTATGTCCGACCGTCCCCTGCTGACCGATCGCCAGGAAGCGATCTACAACTTCATCCGCAAGCACATTGAGGACAAGGGCTTCCCGCCCGCGATCCGCGACATCTGCACCGAGTTCGGCATCTCGTCGCCGAACGGCGTCATGTGCCACTTGAAGGCGCTGCAATCGAAAGGATACATCCAGCGCATCCAAAAGGGAGAGAACTCGGTCAAGGCGCAGGCGCGCGGGATCACGATCCCCGGCGTCACGTCCGGCGGGTTCAGCCTCCCGCTCGTCGGCGTGGTCGCGGCCGGCCGCGCGATTGAAACGACCGAACAAGACGACCGGTTGGAAATGCGCGACCTGTTCGGCAGCGACGACCTGTTCGTCGTG
This region of Gemmata massiliana genomic DNA includes:
- the lexA gene encoding transcriptional repressor LexA, whose product is MSDRPLLTDRQEAIYNFIRKHIEDKGFPPAIRDICTEFGISSPNGVMCHLKALQSKGYIQRIQKGENSVKAQARGITIPGVTSGGFSLPLVGVVAAGRAIETTEQDDRLEMRDLFGSDDLFVVKVRGTSMIDGHIADGDFVVIRKKETCENGEKVVAMVEKAMTLKKYYKKKNEIQLHPMNSTMEPIIVDPSREDIRILGVLAGVIRKC